One genomic segment of Deltaproteobacteria bacterium includes these proteins:
- a CDS encoding PAS domain S-box protein has translation MLTILNVDGTIRYISPSVEHWLGYTAHELTGQPFTALLHPTDQEQVAGFMTAVVQESEDVRVFESQWQRKDGTWRMVDSVLRNLLDDSAVAGLTLSSRDVTARKEVERLKDELVSTVSHELRTPLTSLRGFTELMLTREFSVDQQRRFLTIMNDEAARLTDLINDFLDLQRIESGQQTYTFTDTAVLPLLQEAIAPFVSVAEKHRFHIAAPNALPTVRMDSNRIRQVLTNLLSNAIKFSPNGGTVTLSAHNTENFVEVRITDDGIGIPSEAIPQLFDKFFRVNSSETRQIRGTGLGLALVKQIVEAHRGQVWVESESGKGSTFSFSLPVSA, from the coding sequence GTGCTGACTATCCTGAATGTCGACGGCACTATCCGTTATATCAGTCCGTCGGTCGAACACTGGTTAGGATATACTGCCCATGAACTCACCGGCCAACCGTTCACTGCCCTGTTACACCCCACAGACCAGGAGCAAGTCGCTGGATTCATGACCGCTGTCGTGCAGGAGTCAGAGGACGTACGCGTATTTGAGTCACAGTGGCAGCGTAAGGACGGGACATGGCGAATGGTTGATAGTGTCCTGCGTAATTTGCTCGACGATAGTGCCGTTGCTGGCCTCACCTTAAGTTCACGCGATGTTACAGCACGGAAAGAAGTAGAGCGACTCAAGGATGAACTTGTTTCGACCGTCAGCCATGAACTTCGCACTCCACTGACAAGCTTGCGCGGATTTACTGAACTCATGCTTACGCGCGAGTTCTCAGTGGATCAGCAACGTCGTTTTCTCACTATCATGAATGACGAAGCTGCACGTCTCACCGACTTAATCAACGATTTTCTCGATCTCCAGCGTATCGAATCAGGACAGCAGACATATACCTTTACCGATACTGCTGTACTGCCGCTTTTGCAGGAGGCAATTGCTCCGTTCGTTAGCGTCGCAGAGAAGCATAGGTTTCATATCGCTGCTCCGAACGCACTCCCTACCGTCCGCATGGACAGTAATCGCATCCGCCAAGTACTCACCAATCTGTTGTCCAACGCCATCAAGTTTTCTCCGAATGGCGGTACCGTTACCCTCAGCGCCCACAATACTGAGAACTTTGTCGAGGTGCGCATCACCGACGATGGTATCGGCATTCCATCCGAGGCGATCCCCCAGCTTTTTGACAAATTTTTCCGGGTTAATAGCAGTGAAACCCGACAGATTCGTGGGACCGGACTTGGTCTCGCTCTCGTCAAGCAAATTGTCGAAGCCCACCGTGGTCAGGTATGGGTCGAAAGCGAATCAGGGAAAGGCAGTACCTTCTCGTTTTCCCTCCCCGTCAGCGCCTAA
- a CDS encoding arsenate reductase yields the protein MLKERGVEFDVIEYLKNPLDRATFERFLALLPNPPADLVRKDKNFESLGLDEKNYQTRDAVIELLLQHPVLMQRPVIIRGQKAVIARPSEKVLDLLG from the coding sequence ATCCTGAAAGAGCGCGGCGTCGAGTTCGACGTTATTGAATATCTGAAAAATCCGCTCGACCGAGCAACGTTTGAACGGTTCCTCGCGCTGCTACCGAATCCACCGGCAGATCTCGTGCGGAAGGATAAAAACTTTGAGTCACTGGGCTTGGATGAGAAAAACTATCAGACCCGTGACGCGGTGATCGAGCTGCTCTTACAGCATCCAGTGCTGATGCAGCGGCCAGTGATCATTCGTGGGCAAAAGGCGGTTATCGCACGCCCGTCTGAAAAAGTGCTCGACTTGTTGGGGTAA
- a CDS encoding M20/M25/M40 family metallo-hydrolase, which yields MDSKKTRTFVDQQWDTSIVPALQEYLTIPNQSPAYDPAWNTNGYMDQATDLIATWIRTQHIPALTLDIVRLEKRTPLIYVEIPGDSKETVLLYGHLDKQPPMEGWNEGLGPWKPVIKDGRLYGRGGADDGYSAFASITAIQALKLQNIPHARCVILIEACEESGSFDLPHYVEALKDRIGTPSLVICLDSGCGNYDQLWITTSLRGLANGNLSVSTLTEGVHSGAASGIVPSSFRILRQLLSRLENENTGEILPRDLYVTVPQERLQQAAVAAQVLGTSVYSEYPFQAGTKPVVSDIRELLLNRTWRPQLGITGAAGLPPLDKSGNVLRPITAAKVSLRLPPTANANEATTFLKQLFEKEPPYGAKVTFETEQCAFGWNAPPLEPWLEKSLKQASLDYFGKEACYWGEGGTIPFMAMLGEKFPKAQFVITGVLGPRSNAHGPNEFLDIATGKRLTCCVTKVLEDHLREKRQ from the coding sequence ATGGACAGCAAAAAAACTCGCACTTTCGTTGACCAACAATGGGATACCAGCATCGTTCCAGCGCTACAGGAGTATTTGACGATTCCTAACCAGTCCCCTGCGTATGATCCGGCCTGGAACACTAACGGGTATATGGATCAGGCAACTGACTTGATTGCCACTTGGATTCGCACGCAACACATACCTGCTCTCACGCTCGATATTGTTCGCTTGGAAAAACGCACGCCACTCATCTATGTCGAGATTCCTGGTGACTCGAAGGAAACCGTGTTGCTCTATGGTCATCTTGATAAGCAACCACCAATGGAGGGTTGGAACGAAGGCCTCGGGCCGTGGAAGCCGGTGATCAAAGATGGGCGGCTGTACGGTCGTGGCGGTGCTGATGATGGGTATTCAGCTTTTGCCTCGATCACCGCGATTCAGGCGCTCAAACTCCAGAACATCCCACACGCACGCTGTGTCATACTCATCGAAGCCTGCGAAGAAAGTGGCAGTTTCGATCTGCCGCATTATGTTGAAGCGCTAAAAGATCGCATTGGCACGCCGAGTCTAGTCATCTGCCTCGATTCGGGTTGCGGTAACTACGATCAGCTCTGGATCACCACTTCGTTACGTGGACTCGCTAATGGCAATCTCTCAGTGTCTACATTAACTGAAGGTGTTCATTCGGGAGCCGCAAGCGGTATTGTTCCGTCATCCTTCCGTATTCTTCGCCAGCTCTTGAGTCGGCTGGAAAACGAGAACACCGGCGAAATTTTGCCCCGTGACTTGTATGTCACGGTGCCCCAAGAACGTTTACAGCAAGCCGCTGTTGCCGCCCAGGTGTTAGGAACCAGTGTTTACAGCGAGTATCCGTTCCAAGCCGGAACCAAACCCGTTGTGAGTGACATTCGAGAGTTGCTGCTGAATCGCACCTGGCGCCCGCAATTGGGCATCACTGGCGCAGCTGGACTTCCACCACTCGATAAATCGGGAAACGTGCTCCGACCAATCACTGCTGCGAAAGTTTCACTACGTCTGCCGCCAACTGCCAATGCGAACGAAGCAACGACTTTCCTCAAACAACTCTTTGAGAAAGAGCCGCCATATGGCGCGAAGGTCACCTTTGAAACCGAACAATGCGCCTTCGGCTGGAATGCGCCCCCATTAGAGCCGTGGCTGGAAAAATCGCTCAAACAAGCGTCACTTGATTATTTTGGCAAAGAGGCGTGCTACTGGGGGGAAGGCGGCACGATCCCGTTCATGGCCATGCTCGGTGAGAAATTTCCTAAGGCACAGTTTGTTATCACCGGTGTCCTTGGTCCGCGCTCGAATGCCCATGGACCGAATGAGTTTCTTGATATCGCAACGGGAAAACGACTCACTTGTTGTGTGACAAAAGTGCTAGAAGATCATTTGCGAGAGAAAAGACAGTAA
- a CDS encoding DUF11 domain-containing protein — MIFTPRPVASQPVAVANCTPNLVPYDIVYVRAPRFGDTTDTVWPEVTRPLNADPGADLRVLHPNCTEEILFPLAQHQTLVDAPLGNGVVLDPNVSFDGKWIIFAYIHDQRDVNPQRNLSRKGADIYRLNLKTRETARLTFQEFTPNTGNGAQLTNCGKTGQGQNCPNVGVFNVGPAFVAQNDLTKPAIAFTSSRNNFIPPKQQGGQQRVLQLFMMDWNGKNVEQIGYLNQSMALHPLQLLDGRLVFTTWENQGIRDGRQFNLWFIAPDGTKWHSTSGFGENAIVHHFTTQMANQDIVTVRYYNQNNNGFGDLARFPLDPAGPDFLPANEPGTFMPFQRKGYVDLTNWTDSIGTLAEDFPAPCAVGRNIYNDIGNPCPPASRIGKVTHPSVAPGDNLLLVYTTGAANSNGIYTNQGINKPFYDGGLYMMTSAKAANGTALPTDLVRIVNNPNYNEQWPRPVVPYSTLFPGRAQPTVWKNLQNSGEEITANSPLGLIGTASLIWRDTNPRLAGFNRNSDNSIDPDPFNASHEQLYAWVHQGADAGKYADNDIYAIRILGMLPKTDKSYPNNGPGFFNHGDERLRILGEIPVRHEGIIDQKGNTDTSFLARIPADVPITFQTLDRNGMVLNMAQTWHHVRPGEGRYDCGGCHAHTKEPLDFHTTVAGQPGFQPTDLALQTPLLQLTQRNGNPTTVTQSVPQTTIEYFRDIRPILNNRCAGCHTATSLEGNLNLHDDTTTVQCGSATWPGTYYRLAIDRFIDGCPKFGLGVPSGAPAPYFIEPQLTRYLRGYQSRESLLMWKLFGARLDGRTNATRTGDIDYDPATDTIHAQRLAWDEKLTLARWIDLGAPIERNAYWGWFEDDLRPTLWASPTLEQAHAGAVNGVAIGAYDLESGLASGTLSVTFNVAIGGQPAGTNFANGISLTNGGGVTVSLPTAVNLVASRAEMTVRIRDNAGHTTTLVRDFGSSSSVSPPPPPPPPPPPPPPPPPPPPPANTDISLTVTDSSDPVPVNTQLTYTLTVANAGPSSATKVVLVDAIPDGVDFVSATASQGTCSGTATVTCNLGTIASGANAKVTLIVKPSRGGTFSNTATATATEADPNSANNAVTATTTVTSGGGAQTFSLNVTVQGRGSVRSNLVGVSCPSDCAESYASGASVTLTATPNRRYSFTGWAGACTGSGSCVVNMTQNRAVTATFVRTR; from the coding sequence GTGATCTTCACGCCACGCCCTGTGGCGAGTCAACCGGTCGCGGTTGCGAATTGTACCCCCAATCTGGTGCCGTACGATATCGTCTACGTCCGCGCCCCTCGTTTTGGTGACACGACTGATACTGTCTGGCCAGAAGTCACTCGCCCCCTCAACGCCGACCCAGGGGCAGACCTGCGCGTGCTCCATCCCAATTGCACTGAAGAAATCCTTTTTCCGCTTGCGCAACATCAAACCCTCGTTGACGCCCCGCTGGGCAATGGCGTTGTACTCGATCCCAATGTTTCGTTCGACGGCAAATGGATCATCTTCGCCTATATCCACGACCAGCGCGATGTCAACCCACAGCGGAACCTCAGTCGCAAGGGTGCGGACATCTATCGCCTCAACCTGAAAACTCGGGAAACGGCCCGACTGACCTTTCAAGAATTCACGCCGAATACGGGGAATGGCGCACAGCTCACAAATTGTGGAAAGACTGGGCAAGGCCAAAATTGTCCCAATGTCGGGGTCTTCAACGTCGGTCCAGCCTTTGTTGCGCAAAATGATCTCACGAAACCCGCGATTGCCTTTACTTCATCTCGCAACAACTTCATTCCGCCCAAGCAGCAAGGTGGGCAACAACGTGTGCTGCAACTATTCATGATGGATTGGAACGGCAAGAATGTCGAACAGATTGGCTATCTCAATCAGTCGATGGCGTTGCATCCGTTGCAATTACTCGATGGTCGGTTGGTGTTCACCACCTGGGAAAACCAGGGCATCCGTGACGGACGGCAGTTCAACCTGTGGTTCATTGCGCCGGACGGCACCAAGTGGCATTCGACCTCTGGTTTTGGCGAGAATGCTATTGTCCATCACTTTACCACGCAGATGGCGAATCAGGATATTGTCACCGTTCGTTATTACAACCAGAACAACAACGGCTTTGGAGATTTGGCACGGTTTCCGCTTGATCCGGCTGGGCCGGATTTTCTGCCGGCCAACGAACCCGGCACTTTTATGCCGTTTCAGCGTAAAGGGTATGTTGATCTGACCAACTGGACCGACAGCATCGGTACCTTGGCTGAAGACTTCCCTGCGCCGTGTGCAGTGGGACGCAATATCTACAACGACATTGGCAATCCCTGCCCGCCCGCCAGCCGGATTGGTAAAGTCACGCATCCGTCGGTTGCTCCGGGTGACAATTTGTTACTGGTCTACACCACAGGCGCAGCCAACAGTAATGGCATCTACACGAACCAAGGGATCAATAAGCCATTCTACGACGGTGGCTTGTATATGATGACAAGTGCGAAAGCGGCGAATGGCACCGCACTGCCGACTGATCTGGTTCGTATCGTCAACAATCCAAATTACAACGAACAATGGCCACGACCGGTGGTCCCATACTCGACGCTGTTTCCGGGTCGCGCGCAACCGACCGTATGGAAAAACCTGCAAAACAGCGGAGAGGAAATCACGGCTAACAGTCCGTTAGGATTGATTGGCACAGCCTCACTGATCTGGCGTGATACCAATCCACGGCTTGCGGGCTTTAATCGTAATAGTGATAACAGCATTGATCCTGATCCGTTCAATGCCTCACATGAACAGCTCTATGCCTGGGTGCACCAAGGAGCCGATGCTGGTAAGTACGCTGACAATGACATTTACGCCATTCGCATCCTCGGCATGTTGCCAAAGACAGACAAGTCCTATCCCAACAACGGACCTGGCTTCTTTAATCATGGAGACGAGCGCTTGCGTATTCTTGGGGAGATCCCCGTACGGCATGAAGGGATAATTGATCAGAAGGGCAACACCGACACGTCATTTCTCGCGCGTATTCCTGCTGATGTCCCGATCACGTTCCAAACCCTTGACCGTAACGGCATGGTGCTCAACATGGCGCAGACGTGGCATCACGTGCGACCCGGCGAGGGGCGGTATGATTGTGGCGGGTGTCATGCGCATACTAAGGAGCCGCTCGATTTTCACACGACGGTCGCTGGACAACCAGGCTTTCAGCCGACCGATCTGGCGTTGCAAACGCCGCTGCTCCAGTTGACACAACGCAATGGTAATCCCACAACAGTCACGCAAAGTGTGCCACAGACAACGATTGAATATTTCCGCGATATTCGCCCAATCCTGAATAACCGTTGTGCAGGCTGTCATACTGCTACGTCACTGGAGGGCAATCTCAATCTGCACGATGATACAACGACCGTTCAATGTGGCTCGGCCACGTGGCCAGGGACATATTATCGCCTGGCGATTGATCGTTTCATTGACGGTTGTCCAAAGTTTGGACTGGGCGTCCCATCAGGCGCGCCAGCTCCGTATTTCATCGAGCCGCAGCTTACTCGCTACCTGCGCGGCTATCAGTCTCGCGAGAGCCTCTTGATGTGGAAACTCTTTGGCGCGCGGCTGGACGGGCGCACCAATGCGACACGCACTGGCGATATTGATTACGACCCAGCGACCGACACCATCCATGCACAACGTCTGGCCTGGGATGAGAAGTTAACATTGGCGCGCTGGATTGATCTTGGTGCACCCATAGAACGCAATGCCTATTGGGGCTGGTTTGAAGATGACTTACGCCCGACGTTGTGGGCATCACCAACCCTTGAGCAAGCGCATGCTGGAGCAGTGAATGGAGTTGCGATTGGCGCCTATGATTTGGAATCCGGCCTTGCGTCAGGAACACTAAGTGTGACATTTAACGTAGCGATTGGCGGACAACCGGCTGGAACCAATTTCGCCAATGGCATAAGCCTCACCAACGGAGGTGGTGTAACAGTGTCCCTCCCCACGGCGGTGAATTTAGTGGCAAGTCGTGCCGAGATGACCGTCCGCATTCGTGATAATGCCGGACACACGACCACGCTTGTACGTGACTTTGGCTCATCTTCGTCAGTTTCACCACCGCCACCGCCACCACCGCCACCGCCACCGCCACCGCCGCCGCCGCCGCCACCTCCGCCTGCCAATACGGATATATCGTTAACTGTCACAGATAGTTCTGATCCTGTGCCAGTGAATACTCAACTGACGTATACATTAACGGTGGCCAACGCCGGACCGTCTTCGGCGACCAAGGTGGTCCTCGTTGACGCGATCCCAGACGGGGTGGATTTTGTGTCTGCCACCGCAAGTCAAGGCACGTGCAGTGGGACAGCAACCGTCACGTGTAACTTAGGAACGATTGCCAGCGGAGCAAACGCAAAGGTTACGCTCATTGTGAAGCCTTCACGAGGAGGGACCTTCAGCAACACCGCCACAGCAACCGCAACGGAAGCTGACCCCAACAGTGCGAACAATGCGGTAACCGCAACAACAACCGTAACTAGTGGTGGTGGTGCGCAAACCTTCTCTCTCAATGTGACAGTACAAGGAAGAGGCAGCGTGAGAAGTAATCTCGTCGGAGTTAGCTGTCCGAGCGATTGCGCTGAAAGTTATGCTAGTGGCGCTTCGGTGACACTCACGGCGACGCCTAATAGACGATATAGCTTCACTGGCTGGGCCGGTGCGTGTACTGGTTCTGGTTCATGTGTAGTCAATATGACGCAAAATCGCGCTGTGACGGCGACGTTTGTGCGGACGCGATAA
- a CDS encoding gluconolaconase, whose protein sequence is MRMNRYQMLRGSDAREPQAAPGWQIQRLLPASGLYGANGMQFGPDGRLYVTQAFGSQITAVDVKSGALEVISPLGGPIVAPDDVAFDSHGTMYVTEVMSARVCARTPDGKTRIVNDNLPGANGITVHNDRVFIDEFRGGGRIFELYPHSGREPRMIADGLRGPNALMVGPDGKLYCPLVPNGEVWRVDVETGAKEKVVDGLKSPPAVKFNRKGELIVPQAGNGEVVRIDVQSGAKIVIAKVRPGIDNFAFHPDNRMFISHFVDGGVAEVATDGSNAERMLVPPGLVGPWGIACGATGQLYLNDGLSLAVLSPDKTVSRLGGLLDNSFPGFVRSLAAGVPGELWITTIAGDVVQYFPDGRPFKMIVRKLKSPYGVAPLGNGTVAVAEAGTGKLLRVDDAGQTSTVVEGLAQPGEVVATDNGTIFVSEVGKGQITQVDSAGKAAVFINGLNKPQGLAVWKNSLLVLDRGTKELCAVDLATKKPQVLAHHLPVGDPPGCARGPMEFSGGLAVGSDGTIYIAGDGEGSVLTLRQ, encoded by the coding sequence ATGAGGATGAACAGATACCAAATGTTGCGCGGGTCTGACGCACGGGAACCACAGGCTGCACCAGGATGGCAGATTCAACGACTGCTTCCTGCCAGCGGACTGTACGGTGCGAATGGCATGCAGTTTGGCCCTGATGGTCGACTGTATGTCACGCAAGCTTTTGGCAGCCAGATTACCGCTGTCGACGTCAAGAGTGGCGCACTCGAAGTGATATCCCCGTTGGGTGGACCTATCGTTGCACCCGACGATGTCGCCTTCGACTCACACGGCACCATGTATGTCACTGAAGTGATGAGTGCACGAGTGTGTGCTCGAACACCAGACGGAAAAACGCGTATCGTTAATGACAACTTACCTGGTGCAAACGGCATCACAGTTCATAACGATCGGGTGTTTATCGACGAGTTCCGTGGTGGTGGTCGTATCTTCGAGTTATATCCGCACTCAGGTCGTGAGCCGCGGATGATTGCTGATGGCCTGCGTGGCCCGAATGCCTTGATGGTCGGACCTGACGGGAAACTGTATTGTCCGCTGGTTCCGAATGGGGAAGTCTGGCGGGTCGATGTTGAAACTGGCGCAAAAGAAAAGGTCGTCGATGGTCTCAAATCGCCACCAGCAGTGAAGTTCAATCGCAAAGGGGAGCTCATCGTCCCGCAAGCTGGGAATGGAGAGGTCGTCCGCATTGACGTGCAGAGTGGCGCAAAAATTGTCATTGCCAAAGTCCGACCGGGAATCGACAACTTCGCCTTTCATCCAGACAATCGCATGTTTATCTCACACTTTGTTGATGGTGGAGTAGCGGAAGTCGCGACCGATGGCAGTAACGCTGAGCGCATGCTCGTTCCGCCCGGACTCGTTGGCCCGTGGGGAATCGCGTGCGGTGCAACAGGACAACTGTATCTGAACGATGGACTCAGCCTTGCCGTGCTTTCCCCTGATAAAACCGTTAGCCGTCTTGGTGGGTTGTTGGACAACAGTTTCCCTGGGTTCGTCCGCAGCCTCGCTGCCGGTGTGCCAGGCGAATTGTGGATCACGACCATTGCGGGTGACGTCGTGCAATACTTCCCCGATGGTCGTCCGTTCAAGATGATCGTACGCAAACTGAAGAGTCCGTATGGTGTCGCACCTCTTGGCAACGGCACGGTCGCCGTTGCCGAAGCAGGGACTGGCAAATTATTACGGGTTGATGACGCTGGTCAGACATCAACCGTTGTCGAAGGTTTAGCTCAGCCAGGTGAGGTCGTTGCTACAGATAACGGGACAATTTTTGTCAGCGAGGTAGGAAAAGGCCAAATCACACAGGTTGACTCAGCAGGGAAGGCCGCAGTTTTCATCAATGGGCTCAACAAACCGCAAGGATTGGCCGTATGGAAAAATTCACTGCTAGTGCTTGATCGTGGGACAAAAGAATTATGCGCAGTTGACCTGGCAACGAAAAAGCCACAAGTACTTGCCCATCACCTTCCCGTTGGCGACCCTCCTGGCTGTGCACGCGGACCAATGGAATTCTCCGGCGGTCTTGCCGTCGGGTCAGACGGAACGATTTACATCGCTGGCGACGGCGAAGGGAGTGTGCTGACGTTGCGGCAATAA